A section of the Aminiphilus circumscriptus DSM 16581 genome encodes:
- the larA gene encoding nickel-dependent lactate racemase codes for MESGKPFARIPIPYGSSSLDLILPEERIAGVLRSRVNDLRPEAAGGELVRRALEAPVGSSRVAELARGKKRIVVITSDHTRPLPSRVTLPPLLEELRRGSGCGDGEIALLIATGTHRPMTREEQVARFGEETLRRVRVVMHEATVEEEMVSIGRLPSGGPCEINRIAAEADLLVAEGFIEPHFFAGFSGGCKSVLPGIASRSCVLGNHCAEFIGHPKARTGILEGNPLQTDMLFAGEAARLAFVLNVVLDRDHHVVAAFAGHRVKAHSAGCAFLRDLASVTAAPAPVVVTSNGGYPLDQNIYQAVKGMTGGEAACIPGGVIVMCAECRDGNGGERFVGEFRNASGPEDVLARIGARKRDETLPDQWESQVLARVLSRHAVVLVTEEKNFADARTLGLIPAATLEEAMARAEARMGVAAPVLVLPDGVAVIVEPAGTTERPTEGTFVA; via the coding sequence ATGGAATCCGGAAAACCTTTCGCACGCATTCCCATTCCCTATGGATCGTCCTCCCTGGACCTGATCCTTCCCGAGGAACGAATCGCCGGGGTTCTCCGCTCCCGGGTGAACGACCTCCGACCCGAGGCCGCCGGAGGCGAACTGGTCCGCCGCGCCCTTGAGGCTCCCGTCGGGTCGTCTCGGGTCGCGGAACTCGCCCGGGGAAAAAAGCGTATCGTGGTGATCACCAGCGATCACACGCGCCCCCTGCCGAGCCGCGTCACCCTGCCGCCGCTTCTGGAGGAACTCCGGAGGGGGTCCGGCTGCGGCGACGGGGAGATCGCGCTCCTCATCGCAACGGGGACGCATCGCCCCATGACGCGGGAGGAGCAGGTCGCCCGTTTTGGCGAGGAGACGCTCCGGCGCGTGCGCGTGGTGATGCACGAGGCCACGGTGGAGGAGGAGATGGTCTCCATCGGGCGTCTTCCCTCGGGAGGTCCCTGCGAGATCAACCGCATCGCCGCGGAGGCGGATCTTCTTGTCGCGGAGGGGTTCATCGAACCCCACTTCTTCGCGGGATTCTCCGGGGGATGCAAGAGCGTGCTCCCCGGAATCGCAAGCCGTTCCTGCGTGTTGGGAAACCATTGCGCGGAGTTCATCGGCCATCCGAAGGCGAGGACGGGCATCCTGGAAGGCAATCCCCTTCAGACGGACATGCTCTTCGCGGGCGAGGCGGCACGCCTCGCCTTCGTCCTCAACGTGGTGCTCGACCGGGACCATCATGTGGTCGCCGCCTTCGCGGGACATCGGGTGAAGGCGCACAGTGCGGGGTGTGCCTTCCTGCGCGATCTCGCGAGCGTGACGGCCGCTCCCGCGCCCGTGGTGGTCACGTCCAACGGGGGCTATCCGCTGGATCAGAACATCTACCAGGCCGTGAAGGGCATGACGGGAGGCGAGGCGGCCTGCATTCCCGGAGGTGTGATCGTCATGTGCGCGGAGTGCCGCGACGGCAACGGAGGCGAGCGCTTCGTGGGAGAGTTCCGGAACGCCTCCGGGCCGGAGGACGTCCTCGCCCGGATCGGGGCACGAAAGCGGGACGAGACGCTTCCCGATCAGTGGGAATCCCAGGTGCTGGCCCGGGTTCTCTCCCGTCATGCCGTGGTGCTCGTCACGGAGGAGAAGAACTTCGCCGACGCCCGGACGCTCGGGTTGATTCCCGCGGCCACGCTCGAAGAGGCCATGGCCCGAGCGGAGGCGCGCATGGGTGTCGCCGCTCCCGTTCTGGTGCTTCCCGACGGCGTGGCGGTCATCGTGGAACCCGCCGGAACAACCGAGCGACCTACGGAGGGAACCTTCGTGGCTTGA
- a CDS encoding HTH domain-containing protein yields MTKQLTWRKAIEKVLSGASGAMHYKELTDKIIGAELRTELGATPAATVSAHLTTAIKKEGGACPWQKIGRGLYVWKAKAGISPDAPTIVSTEDEAEEEQYAVVSSFGMFWSREAIEWSASPQILGMQQIGAEAVDFSKQIGIYLLYDGREVIYVGRATERPLGRRLYEHTLDRLSSRWDRFSWFGLLPVSDEGKLGALPDSFAGTSVIPALEALLIEALEPRQNRKRGDDLAAVEFIQKPDPEIKKKLVKQTVDAALNKL; encoded by the coding sequence GTGACGAAGCAACTCACATGGCGTAAAGCAATTGAAAAGGTCCTCAGCGGAGCCTCCGGAGCAATGCACTACAAGGAGCTTACCGACAAAATTATTGGGGCGGAGTTGCGAACCGAACTAGGTGCGACGCCTGCGGCGACTGTCAGTGCACATTTAACTACCGCCATCAAAAAAGAGGGCGGCGCATGCCCTTGGCAAAAAATCGGGCGCGGGCTTTACGTGTGGAAGGCGAAGGCTGGCATTTCACCTGATGCGCCAACGATCGTTTCAACGGAGGATGAGGCGGAGGAAGAACAATATGCGGTCGTAAGCTCGTTCGGGATGTTCTGGAGTCGCGAAGCTATCGAGTGGAGCGCCAGCCCGCAAATCCTGGGAATGCAGCAGATCGGGGCGGAAGCGGTCGATTTTTCGAAGCAGATTGGCATTTACCTCCTCTATGACGGTAGAGAGGTGATTTACGTTGGTAGAGCCACAGAGCGACCGCTTGGGAGGCGACTTTACGAGCACACCCTCGATCGACTTTCCTCGCGATGGGATCGCTTCTCATGGTTTGGACTATTACCAGTTTCTGATGAGGGGAAGCTCGGTGCACTGCCGGATTCGTTCGCTGGCACAAGCGTCATACCGGCACTCGAAGCCCTGCTCATCGAAGCGTTGGAACCGAGACAAAACCGCAAGAGAGGTGACGATCTCGCTGCAGTTGAATTCATTCAGAAGCCCGATCCGGAGATTAAGAAAAAGCTCGTCAAGCAAACGGTGGATGCAGCACTTAATAAACTATAA
- a CDS encoding SYNERG-CTERM sorting domain-containing protein has translation MTEFTADKTEGTAPLKVTFTCKAEVTNGTMWKYQWNFGDGTTEETVTNALSATKEHTFSTAGTYTVRVTARSTSQSVDSRTLVVTVNAVPTPTISGSPTPSPSASPSPTEGAGGSGGGCNAGGGTLPAIALLVPAFFLFRRKG, from the coding sequence GTGACCGAATTCACGGCGGACAAGACCGAAGGGACCGCACCGCTGAAGGTTACCTTCACCTGCAAGGCGGAAGTCACGAACGGCACCATGTGGAAGTATCAGTGGAACTTCGGCGACGGAACGACGGAGGAGACGGTGACGAATGCGCTTTCGGCGACGAAGGAGCACACCTTTTCCACCGCCGGCACCTACACGGTGCGGGTGACCGCCCGGAGCACGTCGCAATCCGTGGATTCAAGAACCCTTGTCGTCACGGTCAACGCGGTGCCCACACCGACGATCTCGGGTTCTCCCACGCCGTCCCCCTCCGCATCTCCCTCCCCCACGGAAGGGGCGGGTGGATCGGGCGGCGGCTGCAACGCGGGAGGCGGGACGCTTCCGGCCATCGCCCTTCTTGTTCCGGCGTTTTTCCTGTTCCGACGCAAGGGATGA
- a CDS encoding CHAT domain-containing protein codes for MRRTRTAPCSRSFCSHMRFPFLLCSVSKRVSRFFFLLFPFFFCFAFLAILFAAFPSEGFARTELLSLDAQVRNVHVTAMRLAALRDRVLDLVYRGRYDEALDEAGGFLLVTSAMAWPAERVEYALAVGYIASRRGDDEKALALAERARELLRSSGRIPEEMPETLRSLRTVQEIRMLDGVIRAFQGVSRWDDASATLEELRALAERTGSDYGKALAALSGGVAAYREGRHAEAERLWQEAFRRGMALLERDASRSASEEMPGNPEIAGLAANHLARLSMGVEDPARTRERFRVALEIALDVPSPWLEFVVRLNRAEFLDRYAFEAEESLADLERCEALAVSLGLSSQRLWVWNNLAVFFLSRGEYGRAKEELDRALHFQMSPAIPEDVGVYVNAGTLALATGEEQEAERAFRRALELAQERGDRRAEAGILVNLGILARRGGQLEEAKAHFGRALDGYHALGMEREATDLMVNMANLGIVAEDWELAERALDVAAEDYAEVNDVAGLALVTSNRGVVRLRQGRFVESETCFEEALVLARRVEDAPLAFAALHGLARARVALGDGEAALGPLREAVDLLETIRARFASVEQRVAFLEHRYDAYDLLVDLLVERGELEEALSVSERMKARSFLDVAGGGQVELRETDRELYEALAALEGELERLAAKKSALLSEGTPDEERRLALERIERKAAELREKLASLRSRVALASPELAALSAPAPPSVAEMRRLLPSDVLVVSYHLLPSRTLAFLVTRDGVRCVLLPLLSRQAVENAVNAALPSLRTPEAEPPFLELSRLYLGLVAPLENVLYTAPHVVVIPQGILAAIPFQTFWTGTDYLLQRAALSYAPSLGIYTLLAARRSAEATRSRPLRFLGFGNPVFSDGSLAPLPFAEQEVLEVAPLFSASEIFFGADATETRLFAKAAGFDVVHLSTHAMADGRRPLNSTIYLAADGEDDGELRASEVFRLPLNAGCVVLSACETGLGQLSHAEGLIGFSRSFFHAGTSSLLASLWSVFDASTKDLFVLFYKNWLSGDTKSQALRKAQVTLLERLPHPAFWAPFVLLGEER; via the coding sequence GTGAGAAGAACCAGAACGGCGCCTTGTTCCCGCTCTTTTTGTTCTCACATGCGTTTCCCCTTCTTGTTGTGTTCGGTGTCGAAACGTGTTTCCAGGTTCTTCTTTCTCCTTTTCCCCTTCTTCTTTTGTTTCGCCTTTCTTGCGATCCTCTTTGCCGCGTTTCCCTCGGAGGGGTTCGCCCGGACGGAGCTGCTCTCCCTCGACGCCCAGGTCCGAAATGTGCACGTCACCGCGATGCGTCTCGCGGCGCTGCGTGACCGAGTGCTCGACCTCGTCTATCGGGGGCGGTACGATGAAGCCCTCGACGAGGCCGGAGGGTTTCTCCTCGTGACCTCCGCAATGGCCTGGCCGGCGGAAAGGGTGGAGTACGCTCTCGCCGTCGGCTACATCGCCTCCCGGCGCGGCGACGACGAGAAGGCGCTGGCCCTGGCGGAGCGTGCCCGGGAGCTGCTTCGCTCCTCCGGAAGGATTCCGGAAGAGATGCCGGAAACGTTGCGTTCCCTTCGGACGGTGCAGGAAATCCGCATGCTGGACGGCGTGATCCGCGCCTTTCAGGGAGTTTCCCGCTGGGACGATGCCTCGGCGACGCTGGAGGAGCTTCGTGCCCTGGCGGAGCGGACCGGAAGCGACTACGGCAAGGCGCTCGCCGCCCTTTCCGGAGGCGTTGCGGCCTACCGCGAGGGGCGCCACGCCGAGGCGGAGAGGCTGTGGCAGGAGGCGTTCAGGCGCGGCATGGCTTTGCTGGAACGAGACGCCTCCCGGAGCGCCTCGGAGGAGATGCCGGGAAATCCGGAGATTGCGGGGCTCGCGGCGAACCATCTGGCTCGTCTCTCCATGGGTGTGGAGGATCCGGCCCGGACGCGGGAGCGTTTTCGTGTCGCCCTCGAGATTGCCCTCGACGTTCCCTCTCCCTGGCTCGAGTTCGTTGTGCGGCTCAACCGGGCGGAGTTTCTGGACCGCTACGCCTTCGAAGCGGAGGAATCCCTGGCCGATCTGGAGCGCTGCGAGGCGCTCGCGGTCTCTCTGGGCCTTTCGTCGCAGCGTCTCTGGGTGTGGAACAATCTGGCGGTCTTTTTCCTGTCCCGGGGCGAGTACGGTCGGGCCAAGGAGGAACTTGACCGGGCGCTGCATTTTCAGATGTCTCCCGCGATTCCGGAGGATGTGGGAGTATACGTGAACGCGGGAACGCTCGCGCTTGCCACCGGAGAGGAGCAGGAGGCGGAGCGCGCCTTCCGCCGTGCCCTTGAACTCGCGCAGGAGCGGGGGGACCGCCGCGCCGAGGCGGGGATCCTGGTCAATCTCGGGATTCTGGCCCGCAGGGGAGGACAGCTCGAAGAGGCGAAGGCGCATTTCGGCAGAGCCCTCGACGGCTATCACGCCCTGGGAATGGAACGGGAAGCGACGGATCTCATGGTGAACATGGCGAATCTGGGCATTGTTGCGGAGGATTGGGAGCTTGCGGAACGCGCTTTGGACGTGGCCGCCGAGGACTACGCGGAGGTGAATGACGTCGCGGGCCTCGCTCTGGTGACATCCAATCGCGGCGTTGTTCGTCTCCGGCAGGGGCGTTTCGTCGAGAGCGAGACCTGCTTCGAAGAGGCCCTCGTTCTGGCGAGGCGGGTGGAGGATGCGCCGCTCGCCTTCGCCGCCCTGCACGGGCTCGCCCGGGCCAGGGTGGCCCTGGGGGACGGCGAGGCGGCTCTCGGGCCGCTTCGGGAGGCGGTGGATCTTCTGGAGACGATCCGGGCCCGCTTCGCCTCGGTGGAACAGCGCGTCGCCTTTTTGGAGCACCGCTACGACGCCTACGATCTTCTCGTGGACCTTCTCGTCGAACGGGGGGAGCTGGAGGAAGCCCTTTCCGTGTCGGAACGCATGAAGGCAAGGTCGTTCCTTGACGTGGCGGGAGGGGGACAGGTGGAACTCCGGGAGACGGACCGGGAGCTCTATGAGGCCCTCGCCGCCCTTGAGGGCGAACTGGAGCGCCTTGCCGCGAAAAAGAGCGCCCTCCTCTCCGAAGGAACTCCCGACGAGGAAAGGCGGCTCGCGCTGGAGCGGATCGAGCGCAAGGCCGCGGAACTCCGGGAGAAGCTCGCCTCCCTGCGAAGCCGGGTGGCCCTCGCGTCTCCGGAGCTGGCCGCCCTCTCCGCTCCCGCACCTCCGTCAGTGGCGGAAATGCGGCGTCTCCTTCCTTCGGATGTGCTCGTGGTGAGCTATCACCTGCTGCCGTCACGGACTCTCGCGTTCCTCGTCACCCGGGACGGAGTGCGGTGCGTGCTGCTGCCCCTTCTTTCGCGGCAGGCCGTGGAGAACGCGGTGAACGCCGCGCTGCCCTCTCTGCGGACTCCCGAGGCGGAGCCCCCTTTTCTCGAGCTTTCCCGCCTCTATCTGGGCCTCGTGGCACCCCTGGAGAACGTTCTGTACACGGCGCCGCACGTGGTGGTGATCCCCCAGGGCATTCTCGCCGCCATTCCCTTCCAGACGTTCTGGACGGGAACGGACTATCTCCTGCAGCGGGCGGCTCTTTCCTACGCGCCTTCCCTCGGCATCTACACGCTGCTCGCCGCCCGGAGAAGCGCGGAGGCGACGAGGTCGAGACCGTTGCGCTTTCTCGGCTTCGGCAATCCCGTCTTTTCCGACGGCTCTCTTGCGCCGCTTCCCTTCGCGGAGCAGGAGGTCCTCGAGGTGGCACCCCTCTTTTCCGCCTCGGAAATCTTCTTCGGCGCCGATGCGACGGAAACGCGCCTTTTCGCAAAAGCCGCCGGTTTCGACGTGGTGCATCTGTCCACCCATGCCATGGCCGATGGAAGGCGCCCCTTGAACAGCACGATCTACCTCGCCGCCGACGGCGAAGACGACGGGGAGCTGCGGGCATCGGAAGTCTTCCGCCTGCCGCTCAACGCTGGCTGCGTCGTCCTGAGCGCCTGCGAGACCGGTTTGGGGCAACTGAGTCATGCCGAGGGACTCATCGGATTTTCCCGCTCCTTCTTCCACGCGGGAACATCGTCCCTGCTCGCGAGTCTCTGGAGCGTCTTCGATGCGTCCACGAAGGATCTCTTCGTGCTCTTCTACAAAAACTGGCTTTCCGGGGACACCAAATCCCAGGCGCTTCGGAAGGCCCAGGTGACGCTTCTGGAGCGCCTGCCGCACCCCGCATTCTGGGCTCCCTTCGTTCTTTTGGGGGAGGAGCGGTAA